The Podospora bellae-mahoneyi strain CBS 112042 chromosome 7, whole genome shotgun sequence genome includes a window with the following:
- a CDS encoding hypothetical protein (EggNog:ENOG503P06I; CAZy:AA7; COG:C), whose translation MGQGPSTSALQQCIQGVANNRANFAAFAGSPLYQIQWVKPYNLDVSVEPAAVVRPETAQDISDIIKCANANGVKVQAKSGGHSYQNYGVGGSDGAVAIDMVNFQKFSMDTKTWYATIGAGNRLGEVDKKMHAQGGRAMAHGVCPGVGLGGHATIGGLGPMSRMWGSALDHIVEVEVVTADGKIQRASATQNEDLFWALRGSASGFGVITEFVVRTHPEPANVVQYEYTIKLGKQADVAPLYSKWQALMADPKLDRRFGSMFIMFPLGAIITGTFYGTQEEFLTTGIPNALPQDGNGHLVINDWLGGLAHDAEKEALYLSGLAMPFVSRSLAFKRQDLLGPEKIKDIFNWVDTQKKGTLLWFIIFDAAGGAIEDVPQNATAFAHRDKIMYYQSYGIGLPVTKTTKDFITGFHDQVVQKAGPGTWGTYPGYVNNALVDQQKQYWDSNLPALEQIKARWDPKDLFHNPGSVRPAKN comes from the exons ATGGGCCAGGGACCCAGCACCAGCGCCCTGCAGCAATGCATCCAGGGGGTTGCCAACAACCGAGCCAACTTCGCTGCTTTTGCCGGGAGCCCACTTTACCAGATTCAATGGGTCAAGCCGTATAATCTTGATGTGTCCGTCGAGCCTGCTGCCGTGGTGAGGCCAGAGACGGCACAGGATATTTCCGACATTATCAAGTGCGCCAATGCCAACGGCGTCAAGGTGCAGGCCAAGTCTGGGGGGCACTCCTATCAGAACTACGGCGTTGGCGGGAGTGATGGGGCCGTTGCCATCGACATGGTCAACTTTCAGAAATTTTCAATGGACACCAAGACATGGTATGCTACCATAGGGGCTGGAAATCGCCTGGGAGAGGTGGACAAGAAGATGCACGCTCAAGGAGGACGGGCCATGGCCCATGGTGTCTGTCCTGgtgttggccttggtggTCATGCTACGATT GGAGGATTGGGCCCCATGTCGAGAATGTGGGGATCTGCCTTGGATCATATTGTCGAAGTTGAAGTCGTCACCGCCGACGGCAAAATCCAGAGAGCGAGCGCCACGCAGAACGAGGATCTTTTCTGGGCCCTCAGAGGCTCTGCGTCTGGGTTCGGAGTTATCACCGAGTTCGTTGTGAGAACACATCCCGAGCCGGCCAACGTTGTTCAGTATGAATACACCATCAAGCTCGGGAAACAGGCCGATGTCGCTCCTTTGTACTCGAAATGGCAGGCTTTGATGGCGGACCCCAAGCTTGACCGTCGGTTCGGATCCATGTTCATCATGTTCCCTCTTGGCGCTATCATCACTGGCACATTCTATGGAACTCAGGAGGAGTTCTTGACAACTGGCATCCCCAACGCTCTTCCGCAAGATGGCAACGGCCATCTGGTCATCAACGACTGGCTTGGGGGTTTGGCTCATGATGCCGAAAAGGAGGCACTGTATCTGTCTGGGCTTGCTATGCCATTCGTATCACGCTCTCTGGCCTTCAAGCGACAGGACCTCCTGGGACCGGAAAAGATCAAGGACATTTTCAACTGGGTCGACACCCAAAAGAAAGGCACACTCCTGTggttcatcatcttcgacgCTGCAGGGGGTGCTATTGAGGACGTACCGCAGAATGCCACGGCCTTCGCTCATCGTGACAAAATCATGTACTACCAGTCTTATGGCATTGGACTGCCTGTGACAAAAACCACCAAGGATTTCATCACCGGATTTCACGACCAGGTTGTTCAGAAAGCCGGTCCAGGCACTTGGGGCACGTATCCAGGGTACGTCAACAACGCTTTGGTCGACCAGCAAAAGCAGTACTGGGACTCCAACCTGCCCGCATTGGAGCAGATCAAGGCTCGGTGGGACCCCAAGGACTTGTTCCACAACCCAGGGAGTGTGAGGCCTGCCAAGAACTAG